Below is a window of Dethiosulfovibrio salsuginis DNA.
CCTTGGCGGTGTCGGCTATGCTAAGCCTCTCTGGAGAGATGTCCTTATCGGGATCGATGCCGGCGGCGGACAGAAGCTGTCTAGCCATGACCTCAGTGCCGCTGGCGACCGCACCGATAGAGATCTTTTTGCCCTTAAAGTCGTCAAAAGAATTTATGCCGCTGTCTTTAGCTACTATCAGCTGAACGACCTCAGGAAAAAGGGGGACCATCGCCCTTATAAACTTCTTAGGGTTCCCCTCGTAGCTACCGGTACCCATAAAAGCGGGGTACGAGACTCCGTCCATAAAGGCAACGTCCGCCTCATTGGTCTCCATGAGCTGAATGTTGTGAACCGTACCACCGGAGGTCTGAACTCCCGCTTTGAAGTCCGGTATGTTGTCGTTCCATATTTTAGCCATGGCAACACCAACAGGATAGTAGGTCCCTTTTGTGCTAGCGGTGGTGATATTGACGAACTGGACCGCGAAAGCGGATCCAGCTACGACGAAAATCGCCGCTAATGACGCTACAGTCGATAGAACAGCTTTACGAAACATTTTAACCCTCCAAGGAATTTTTTTTATAACAAAAAGTATGTTATTCCAGAAACATCTTTTTGTCAACACCGAGGGGCTACATACATTTAGAGGCTAAAAAGGTCATCGAGAAACTTTACTACAGACCTCAGGATCTCCTCCCATAGGCTCTTTTTGTTGGAAAGACGGTCCACCTTTGAGCTCAAGGACCTCACCTTCCGGTTCAGTCGAATTATCTCCTCTTTAAACCGTTCGTCCCGGCGTTTTAGGTCCGAGACCTCACGGGACAGATCCTCCACGATTTTCATCAGCCTCGATATCCTATCGTCGGAGGAATCCAGTTCAGCTCCCGACGTTTTCAGAAGCTCTATTAAAACTTTTTCAGGTTTATTTCCCAGCTTTTCCAGTTTATCCGCCATCGCCAAAATAGAGGACGCCTCTTTAGGATACTTTCTGCTTCGTCCTTCCCCTTCCGAGGGCACCGCTTTTTCGTAACGATTCC
It encodes the following:
- a CDS encoding TAXI family TRAP transporter solute-binding subunit, encoding MFRKAVLSTVASLAAIFVVAGSAFAVQFVNITTASTKGTYYPVGVAMAKIWNDNIPDFKAGVQTSGGTVHNIQLMETNEADVAFMDGVSYPAFMGTGSYEGNPKKFIRAMVPLFPEVVQLIVAKDSGINSFDDFKGKKISIGAVASGTEVMARQLLSAAGIDPDKDISPERLSIADTAKAFADKRIDGAVFVGSLGVPGVVEMTTLGLVRFIDVPEEHLKKVLADLPAWTAFQIPSGTYPNQNNPVQGYASWNMLTVRDDVPEDLVYEMTKLLYDNKGDLVMVADKMKLMDPKNLDQVVLPLHPGAKRYYDEIGASK